The following is a genomic window from Candidatus Tanganyikabacteria bacterium.
TTCTTGCCCGGACCGCCGGTCTGCCGCCCTCGCTGGTCAACCTGGCCGGCGGCCAGGGCGGGAAGGCCCCCGCCGGCGCGGATCCGGCCGGGCAACTGGCCCGCCATCTCGGCGAGGCCAGCCAGGCCCTCGCGCACCTGGTGCCGCCGCGCCTGCCCGATGCCCGCCCCGAACGCGCCGATGCGGTACGCCACGAAGTCGCCCCGGCGCCGTACGACCGGATCGCCGAGCCCGGTATCGACCCGGAGGATCCCGCGAGCATCCGCAACAAGCCGATCTCGCCGTTCTTCATCCGCATCAACAAGACCTACCGGACCCTCACGCTCTACCGGGAAGGCAAGTTCACGGCGCAGTACCCCATCACCGTCGGCGAAGGCGCCACCACGCCCGACGGGCGCTTCACCATCGCCAACAAGGTCGCCCGGCCGGCGTACGAGGACATCCCCGCGGGCGATCCACGGAATCCGCTGGGCGCCTACTGGCTTGGGCTCGACGTTTCGTACCCGGGCGGCAAGGCGATAGGGCTCCACGGCACCAACAACCCCGACGGCCTGGGCCAGGCCATCTCGGGCGGCTG
Proteins encoded in this region:
- a CDS encoding L,D-transpeptidase codes for the protein GRGGYGAGPTGGGNSQPGAGAASPAGFAFTDGTHPEIARVLSLYSSIFPWQGQQFALGAKSKVPGQLSEISAAQLLARTAGLPPSLVNLAGGQGGKAPAGADPAGQLARHLGEASQALAHLVPPRLPDARPERADAVRHEVAPAPYDRIAEPGIDPEDPASIRNKPISPFFIRINKTYRTLTLYREGKFTAQYPITVGEGATTPDGRFTIANKVARPAYEDIPAGDPRNPLGAYWLGLDVSYPGGKAIGLHGTNNPDGLGQAISGGCIRLRNEDVERLYRDIPPGTPVEII